The segment AGGTAGCTCTTTTTTTCGGTGGTACACCACCGCGGCCTCACATCCGTCATCCGTGGGGCATGCCGCCGGTTTGGGGAAAATGCTCCATCCTACATATTGTTAATGCTGGACGATCAAACCATAACCCAATGCAGACAGCAATGGTGATTGCGTGAGTGAAAGGATTCACTGGGCTGATGTTTATGCAGCGAATGTCCGGCAGGACATCGCTCACCGTGTTGCGACCGGAATCACACCGTCAGGACCGATTCATATCGGGAACATGCGTGAAGTGATTACCGGCGATCTGGTGTTCAAGGCGATGCGCGACAATCGCCTTGAAGCGGAGCTCATTTATGTTGCAGATGATTTCGATCCTCTGCGAAAAGTGTATCCGTTTCTTTCGAAAGACTATGAAGCCTTTATCGGCAGGCCGCTCTGTGATATTCCATGCCCGTGTGGGGATTGCGCCAACTATGCGGAGCATTTCCTGCGCCCGTTTCTGGATGCGCTCACCGAACTCGACGTTCGGCCGAAAGTTATCAGGGCAAGCGCCCAGTACCGGAGCGGCGCCTACAGGGAAGAGATCCGAACGGTCCTTGAACACCGCAGTGAAATCAAGGAAATACTCGAGCGCGTATCAGGACGGACACTCCCGTCCGACTGGTCACCCTACTATCCGATTTGCAGTAAATGCGGCAGGATTGTGAATGTCCCCGTTATCGATCACGATCCCGCACGGCATACCGTCCGCTATGTCTGTGAATGTGGATGGGAAGGAATTTCGGACTATTCGCGCGGCGAAGGGAAACTTGTCTGGAGAGTGGACTGGCCCATGCGCTGGGCCCATCTCGGCGTGACGGTCGAACCGTTTGGAAAAGACCATGCGGCCGCGGGAGGGTCCTATGACACGGGAAAGGAGATCGTTGCATCAATCTTTCACGCGACGGCTCCGTTTCCCGTTATGTACGAGTGGATCAGTCTGAAAGGGCGGGGGGCCATGGCTTCCTCCACGGGGGTTGCGATCACTATCAATGCCATGCTCGATATCGTTCCTCCCGATGTGCTGCGGTACCTCATTGCCCGGTCCCGTCCCGAAAAGGCTATAGATTTTGATCCGGGCATGGGGCTCCTGACTCTCATTGACGAATTCGACCGAATCGCACAATCAGCTGAATCGCGTGAATACGAACTCTCACGCATCTCAACCAGCACGGATTCCATACCCTTCAGGCATATGGTCACTGTCGTGCAGATTGCACACGATATCGAAGGTGTGTTTCCGATATTGGAGCGCAGCGGGTACAATACGGACGACCGGGCCGTCGTAACCCGGCAGGCAATGCGTGCCCGGATCTGGCTCGATCGCTACGCTCCCGATATGGTGAAATTCAGTGTTCAGAAGACTCTCCCCCCCGCGGTCCACGGGTATTCCGGGGAGGAGCGTATTGCTGTCGAAGCCGTCCTTTCCGCATTCGCAACACTTCCGGAATGGCATGCCGAGCATCTGCACAACGCAGTGTATGCGGTTGGGGAAGAGACGGGGATCAACCCGAAAAAAATATTCACGGCACTCTACATCGCCCTGCTCGGCCAGAAGCGGGGTCCGAGGCTCGGATTCTTCCTTGAAGCGCTGGGAAAACAGTTTGTTATAAACCGTCTTTTAGAAACGGTGAGTGAAAGTGCTGAGTAAAGGGTGCATACTCTGTCGGGAAGGCGCGAAGATGGTGCTTTTCATTACGGGGAGATGCATGCGGGACTGCTGGTACTGCCCCATCTCAACGGAGCGCCGTGGCCGGGATGCTCCGTATGCAAACGAGCAGCAGATCTCGTCCCCCGATGAAATGATCGAGATAGCCGAAACGATGGATGCTCTTGGGACAGGAGTGACCGGGGGGGAGCCGATGATTGTTCCTGACCGGGTTATCGACTACTGTACCCGGCTGAAGCAGCACTTCGGGGCGGAGCACCACATTCACCTCTACACCGGTATCGCTCTCACGCGGGAAGAACTTGAACGCCTTCGGGGAATTGTTGATGAGATACGGTTCCATCCGCCACAGGAAATCTGGCCGGTGATAATGAAAAGTGAATTTACCCGGGCGATAGAAGATGCCCGCGATCTCGGGTTTGCCGTTGGAATCGAAGTCCCCTCACTCCCGCATCTCTCCGATCTCGAGCCCGTACTGCCCCTGCTGGATTTTCTCAATATTAACGAACTGGAATGGAGTGAAACCAATGCGGACGCAATGCGGCAAAAAGGAATGGAGTTTGAGGACAACTTTCATAACGCCGTCCGTGGTGCAGCGGAATGGGCCCGGACGATCCGCCGTGACCCTCGCGTCCGCTGGTGTTCCTCAGCGTTCAAGGATTCTGTCCAGCTTCGGGAACGCCTCAAGCGCATCGCACAGAATACCGCCCGTCCGTTTGATGAAATCACCGAGGACGGAACAGTTGTCTACGGCGTCATAGAACCTGCCATTCCCCTGCCCGGCATTGATCCCGGAATGTTCGATGTCTGCGGAGATCATATCGAGATTGCCTGGTGGGTGCTCGCCGGGGAGCGGGAGTCAATACCCGGAAAAAAGTACATCGTTGAACGCTATCCGAACGGCGGCATGGTGGTGGAGGTGATGCCCCTGTGAGCCTCAGAAGTATTGTTGAGGGATTGTACGAGAAATGGCTGGTACGGCAGATAGCACACATTCCCACCCACATTGCAGTGATTCAGGATGGCAACCGGCGTTTTGCGGAAATTTTTGGCAGGGATACGGGTTTCGGGCACCGGGCGGGTGCACGGACGACCGAGAAGATGCTCGCCTGGTGCCATGAACTCGGAATACGGCACATTACGCTCTATTCCTTTTCGACAGAAAATTTCAAACGCGATCAGACCGAACTGCAGGAGCTGTTCAACCTTTTTAAGGAGATGTTTGAAAAAGTAACGACGGATGAACGGATCCACACGCAGCGGATTCGGTTTCAGGTCGTCGGAGATCGAACACTCCTCCCCCCGGATTTACTTGCATCCATCGAGAGGGCTGAAGCGTCAACGGC is part of the Methanoculleus sp. SDB genome and harbors:
- a CDS encoding lysine--tRNA ligase — translated: MSERIHWADVYAANVRQDIAHRVATGITPSGPIHIGNMREVITGDLVFKAMRDNRLEAELIYVADDFDPLRKVYPFLSKDYEAFIGRPLCDIPCPCGDCANYAEHFLRPFLDALTELDVRPKVIRASAQYRSGAYREEIRTVLEHRSEIKEILERVSGRTLPSDWSPYYPICSKCGRIVNVPVIDHDPARHTVRYVCECGWEGISDYSRGEGKLVWRVDWPMRWAHLGVTVEPFGKDHAAAGGSYDTGKEIVASIFHATAPFPVMYEWISLKGRGAMASSTGVAITINAMLDIVPPDVLRYLIARSRPEKAIDFDPGMGLLTLIDEFDRIAQSAESREYELSRISTSTDSIPFRHMVTVVQIAHDIEGVFPILERSGYNTDDRAVVTRQAMRARIWLDRYAPDMVKFSVQKTLPPAVHGYSGEERIAVEAVLSAFATLPEWHAEHLHNAVYAVGEETGINPKKIFTALYIALLGQKRGPRLGFFLEALGKQFVINRLLETVSESAE
- a CDS encoding radical SAM protein, yielding MLSKGCILCREGAKMVLFITGRCMRDCWYCPISTERRGRDAPYANEQQISSPDEMIEIAETMDALGTGVTGGEPMIVPDRVIDYCTRLKQHFGAEHHIHLYTGIALTREELERLRGIVDEIRFHPPQEIWPVIMKSEFTRAIEDARDLGFAVGIEVPSLPHLSDLEPVLPLLDFLNINELEWSETNADAMRQKGMEFEDNFHNAVRGAAEWARTIRRDPRVRWCSSAFKDSVQLRERLKRIAQNTARPFDEITEDGTVVYGVIEPAIPLPGIDPGMFDVCGDHIEIAWWVLAGERESIPGKKYIVERYPNGGMVVEVMPL
- a CDS encoding UDP pyrophosphate synthase, which encodes MSLRSIVEGLYEKWLVRQIAHIPTHIAVIQDGNRRFAEIFGRDTGFGHRAGARTTEKMLAWCHELGIRHITLYSFSTENFKRDQTELQELFNLFKEMFEKVTTDERIHTQRIRFQVVGDRTLLPPDLLASIERAEASTAEYDTFFLNVALAYGGRNEILHATRSILREVRQGLLNPDNIDSVVVGRHLHGGLQLPPVDLILRTGNEKRTSNFLPWLANGNESAVYFAAPYWPLFRKIDLLRAIRVYDQRIQPGNHLPNLRLRN